GGCATTCTGCCTTGCGAGGATGACTGGCCTGTTTGCTACAACGGAACTTCAACCAGTCTTCCCGGTGGTGGTCCTATTCCTGATGACTACAAGACTCCTCTTCCCAAGGGCGAGGTCGCTAACCAGGGCAGTCCCCGTGGTGGTGACATGAGCGTTCTGTACGAGTCAAACTGGGATCTCTGGCAGCAGtggctcaacagcatcacccTTAAAATTCCCTACATGGTTGTCCCCGGTAACCACGAAGCCACCTGCGCCGAATTCGACGGCGGCAACAACACTCTATCTGCCTATCTCGACAACGACAAGAGCAACGGAACACAGCCCAACACCACGCTCAACTACTACTCCTGCCCTCCCTCGCAGCGCAACTTCACCGCTTTCCAGAACCGCTTCCACATGGCTGGCGACAAGTCCGGCGGTGTTGGCAACTTCTGGTACTCGTTCGACTACGGTCTAGCTCACTTTGTGTCCATCAACACAGAGACCGATTACGCCAACAGTCCCGAGAAGCCGTTTGCTGCGGATCTCAAGGGTGATGAGACGCATCCCAAGGCGAATGAGACTTATGTCACTGATTCTGGTCCCTTTGGCGCTGTGCATGGTTCTTATAATGATACCAAGAACTATGAGCAGTATCAATGGTTGGCTAAGGATCTTGAGAGCGTTGATCGATGCAAGACCCCTTGGGTTATTGTAATGGGTCATCGTCCTATGTACAGCTCCGAGGTGGCCAAGTACCAAGTTAACATCCGTGCTGCCTTTGAGGatctgatgttgaagaacaaTGTCGATGTCTACATTGCCGGGTAAGTCATATCTTAGCCAACATCCATCAAAACCTGTGTACTAATACTCGACAGTCACATTCACTGGTATGAGCGTCTCCAGCCCATGGGCCACAACGGCACCATCGACTCTGgctccatcatcaacaacaacacctACAAGACCAACCCCGGAAAGTCCATGGTTCATCTAGTCAACGGAGCTGCCGGTAACCTTGAGAGCCACAGCGTTCTCGATGGCGAGCCTCGTCTCAACATGACCATGTTCCTTGACCAGACACACTTTGGTTTCGCCAAGTTGACTGTTCATAACGAAACTGCTCTTTCTTGGAACTTTGTCCACGGTGACGGTGGTGTTATTGGCGATGAGCTTACTGTCTTGAAGGAGAGTGCTTCGAAGTGCACTGCTTCTGGCTCTGGAAactcttcttcgtctggaGGCGCCAGCGGTACCAAGGCCCCGGTTGCTACTCCTACCAGCGCTGGTACCAAGACATTTGTCTCTGGcgttcttggcctccttgtTCTCGCTCTGGCTTTGTAGAGGACAGATATAGATGTCACCTTTGTTGTTAGACATTCTTCCCTGGGAGGACTTGTGATACATAATCAGATAATTGAGTCGATTTCTACTCTCAATTGGGTCAGTCATATGGCCTCGGACTTTGCGCTACGTGAAGTAATATCTTGTCCGAGTCCCGGATTGATAAGAAGAGAACGAATGATAAGAAGTAGTACCACTTTGGTCCTCGCGCATGCATTGCAGCATTCATACGAACCCAGACATCCGTTTCATTGACATATTAGCCTATGCTTTCTTTTATATACCCACCAGACCTCGCCAGCTGTCATGATCTCTTTCGTCACAACCCGACTGCTTTTGGCCCGAAGAACAACGCCGCATACGTCAGATCCTCTGTGCAACACGGGATGCGACAAGACATTCCCCAATGAAGAACACAAAAAGGTAGACATGACGTAGATAGTGCCGGATCAGCTCGGCAGATACCGAGCTAAAATGATCTTGGCGACTTACAAGGGCAAGATTTTCGCTTACGCCTTGCT
This DNA window, taken from Fusarium oxysporum f. sp. lycopersici 4287 chromosome 7, whole genome shotgun sequence, encodes the following:
- a CDS encoding acid phosphatase gives rise to the protein MKSIAAPSLLAALLTTPALSKPVVDEKYPYKGPAVPVGDWVDPTVNGNGKGFPRLVEPPAVKPGSSNPSNNVNVISLSYTPGGINIHYQTPFGLGAAPAVHWGTSASELKNKATGSTTTYDRTPPCSAVKAVTQCNQFFHDVQISDLKPGKTYYYQIPAANGTTKSDVLSFATAREAGDKSEFTIAVLNDMGYTNAAGTYKYLNKAVSDGAAFAWHGGDLSYADDWFSGILPCEDDWPVCYNGTSTSLPGGGPIPDDYKTPLPKGEVANQGSPRGGDMSVLYESNWDLWQQWLNSITLKIPYMVVPGNHEATCAEFDGGNNTLSAYLDNDKSNGTQPNTTLNYYSCPPSQRNFTAFQNRFHMAGDKSGGVGNFWYSFDYGLAHFVSINTETDYANSPEKPFAADLKGDETHPKANETYVTDSGPFGAVHGSYNDTKNYEQYQWLAKDLESVDRCKTPWVIVMGHRPMYSSEVAKYQVNIRAAFEDLMLKNNVDVYIAGHIHWYERLQPMGHNGTIDSGSIINNNTYKTNPGKSMVHLVNGAAGNLESHSVLDGEPRLNMTMFLDQTHFGFAKLTVHNETALSWNFVHGDGGVIGDELTVLKESASKCTASGSGNSSSSGGASGTKAPVATPTSAGTKTFVSGVLGLLVLALAL
- a CDS encoding acid phosphatase gives rise to the protein MGYTNAAGTYKYLNKAVSDGAAFAWHGGDLSYADDWFSGILPCEDDWPVCYNGTSTSLPGGGPIPDDYKTPLPKGEVANQGSPRGGDMSVLYESNWDLWQQWLNSITLKIPYMVVPGNHEATCAEFDGGNNTLSAYLDNDKSNGTQPNTTLNYYSCPPSQRNFTAFQNRFHMAGDKSGGVGNFWYSFDYGLAHFVSINTETDYANSPEKPFAADLKGDETHPKANETYVTDSGPFGAVHGSYNDTKNYEQYQWLAKDLESVDRCKTPWVIVMGHRPMYSSEVAKYQVNIRAAFEDLMLKNNVDVYIAGHIHWYERLQPMGHNGTIDSGSIINNNTYKTNPGKSMVHLVNGAAGNLESHSVLDGEPRLNMTMFLDQTHFGFAKLTVHNETALSWNFVHGDGGVIGDELTVLKESASKCTASGSGNSSSSGGASGTKAPVATPTSAGTKTFVSGVLGLLVLALAL